One part of the Salmo salar chromosome ssa10, Ssal_v3.1, whole genome shotgun sequence genome encodes these proteins:
- the sigirr gene encoding single Ig IL-1-related receptor precursor (The RefSeq protein has 1 substitution, 1 non-frameshifting indel compared to this genomic sequence), translating to MTSNQLAFILTCTLWNRMSVCAGESLCTQAPEFQLPSGGQSEVWETLGSFVALNCTAVLSWNETDQRCDATSWKLLWSKDGTPLNLSLYPQNTSTWTPSQSQMIVSSVLEVQVREQADFGLYSCEVRNTSADFSLQNTAHPSHTASVIAAISLFLILTIAAVVYSRCRLNIKLWYRNSYGDYEINDGKLHDAYFSYVNNEYDRKLVNFILKPHLVNKSGHKLHLSDNNILPGGEPSAEFLMNVSHCRRLIVVMSHAYLEQDWCCNNFRQGLLHLLELSQRPIIIITLEGQVKLMRPDVVQQLREHHHKLTLLTWSGSHSMPPSSVFWKELALAMPHRVVFHSDTAGDPQTLFQDDKDPMLTLDPDYLDCRPDPDPVGDLGLRLPVYTTLTSRAPVLPMFPSVPASLTEPKHSDIDVSDLGSRNYGARNDFYCLVTEDNI from the exons ATGACTTCGAACCAGTTGGCTTTCATTCTGACATGTACTTTATGGAACAGGATGTCGGTGTGTGCTGGAG AATCCCTGTGCACCCAAGCCCCAGAGTTTCAGTTGCCCAGTGGGGGTCAGTCTGAGGTGTGGGAGACCCTGGGTTCCTTTGTGGCTCTGAACTGTACAGCCGTGCTGTCCTGGAACGAGACAGACCAACGGTGTGACGCTACCTCCTGGAAACTGCTCTGGAGCAAAGATGGGACCCCTCTCAACCTCAGCCTTTACCCACAGAACACATCCACCTG GACTCCCAGCCAATCCCAAATGATTGTGAGCAGTGTGCTCGAGGTCCCGGTTAGAGAGCAGGCTGACTTTGGCCTCTACTCCTGTGAGGTGAGGAATACCTCTGCTGACTTCAGCCTGCAGAATACCG CCCACCCCAGCCACACAGCATCAGTGATAGCAGCCATCAGTCTCTTCCTGATCCTGACTATAGCTGCCGTTGTCTACTCCAGGTGTCGTCTCAACATCAAACTCTGGTACAGGAACTCCTATGGAGACTATGAGATCAATG ATGGGAAGCTGCATGATGCCTACTTCTCCTATGTCAACAACGAATACGACAGAAAGTTGGTCAACTTCATCCTCAAACCTCACCTGGTGAACAAATCTGGACATAAGCTACACCTCAGTGATAACAACATCCTACCTGGGGGCG aGCCGTCTGCTGAGTTCCTGATGAACGTTAGTCACTGTCGACGCCTCATCGTAGTGATGTCACACGCCTACCTAGAACAGGACTGGTGCTGTAACAACTTTAG GCAGGGCCTTCTGCACCTGCTGGAGCTGTCCCAGAGGCCCATCATCATCACATTGGAGGGTCAGGTCAAACTCATGAGACCCGATGTGGTCCAGCAACTCAGAGAACACCATCACAAACTCACCTTGCTCACCTGGTCGGGATCACACTCCATG CCGCCGTCATCAGTGTTCTGGAAGGAGTTGGCCCTGGCCATGCCTCATAGGGTTGTGTTCCACAGCGACACGGCAGGGGACCCCCAGACCCTCTTCCAAGACGATAAGGACCCCATGCTCACCCTCGACCCAGACTACCTGGACTGtcgccctgaccctgaccctgtcgGAGACTTGG GCCTTCGTCTCCCAGTCTACACGACACTGACATCCAGAGCCCCTGTGCTGCCTATGTTTCCCTCGGTCCCTGCATCCCTGACTGAGCCCAAACACTCAGATATAGATGTGTCGGACCTGGGATCGCGCAATTATGGAGCTCGCAATGACTTCTACTGCCTGGTTACAGAGGACAACATCTGA
- the sigirr gene encoding single Ig IL-1-related receptor isoform X1, whose protein sequence is MSYRLMFYQIRERKRESLCTQAPEFQLPSGGQSEVWETLGSFVALNCTAVLSWNETDQRCDATSWKLLWSKDGTPLNLSLYPQNTSTWTPSQSQMIVSSVLEVPVREQADFGLYSCEVRNTSADFSLQNTAHPSHTASVIAAISLFLILTIAAVVYSRCRLNIKLWYRNSYGDYEINDGKLHDAYFSYVNNEYDRKLVNFILKPHLVNKSGHKLHLSDNNILPGGEPSAEFLMNVSHCRRLIVVMSHAYLEQDWCCNNFRQGLLHLLELSQRPIIITLEGQVKLMRPDVVQQLREHHHKLTLLTWSGSHSMPPSSVFWKELALAMPHRVVFHSDTAGDPQTLFQDDKDPMLTLDPDYLDCRPDPDPVGDLGLRLPVYTTLTSRAPVLPMFPSVPASLTEPKHSDIDVSDLGSRNYGARNDFYCLVTEDNI, encoded by the exons ATGAGTTACAGGCTCATGTTTTATCAgatcagagagaggaagagag AATCCCTGTGCACCCAAGCCCCAGAGTTTCAGTTGCCCAGTGGGGGTCAGTCTGAGGTGTGGGAGACCCTGGGTTCCTTTGTGGCTCTGAACTGTACAGCCGTGCTGTCCTGGAACGAGACAGACCAACGGTGTGACGCTACCTCCTGGAAACTGCTCTGGAGCAAAGATGGGACCCCTCTCAACCTCAGCCTTTACCCACAGAACACATCCACCTG GACTCCCAGCCAATCCCAAATGATTGTGAGCAGTGTGCTCGAGGTCCCGGTTAGAGAGCAGGCTGACTTTGGCCTCTACTCCTGTGAGGTGAGGAATACCTCTGCTGACTTCAGCCTGCAGAATACCG CCCACCCCAGCCACACAGCATCAGTGATAGCAGCCATCAGTCTCTTCCTGATCCTGACTATAGCTGCCGTTGTCTACTCCAGGTGTCGTCTCAACATCAAACTCTGGTACAGGAACTCCTATGGAGACTATGAGATCAATG ATGGGAAGCTGCATGATGCCTACTTCTCCTATGTCAACAACGAATACGACAGAAAGTTGGTCAACTTCATCCTCAAACCTCACCTGGTGAACAAATCTGGACATAAGCTACACCTCAGTGATAACAACATCCTACCTGGGGGCG aGCCGTCTGCTGAGTTCCTGATGAACGTTAGTCACTGTCGACGCCTCATCGTAGTGATGTCACACGCCTACCTAGAACAGGACTGGTGCTGTAACAACTTTAG GCAGGGCCTTCTGCACCTGCTGGAGCTGTCCCAGAGGCCCATCATCATCACATTGGAGGGTCAGGTCAAACTCATGAGACCCGATGTGGTCCAGCAACTCAGAGAACACCATCACAAACTCACCTTGCTCACCTGGTCGGGATCACACTCCATG CCGCCGTCATCAGTGTTCTGGAAGGAGTTGGCCCTGGCCATGCCTCATAGGGTTGTGTTCCACAGCGACACGGCAGGGGACCCCCAGACCCTCTTCCAAGACGATAAGGACCCCATGCTCACCCTCGACCCAGACTACCTGGACTGtcgccctgaccctgaccctgtcgGAGACTTGG GCCTTCGTCTCCCAGTCTACACGACACTGACATCCAGAGCCCCTGTGCTGCCTATGTTTCCCTCGGTCCCTGCATCCCTGACTGAGCCCAAACACTCAGATATAGATGTGTCGGACCTGGGATCGCGCAATTATGGAGCTCGCAATGACTTCTACTGCCTGGTTACAGAGGACAACATCTGA